The following proteins are encoded in a genomic region of Channa argus isolate prfri chromosome 3, Channa argus male v1.0, whole genome shotgun sequence:
- the LOC137124032 gene encoding SWI/SNF-related matrix-associated actin-dependent regulator of chromatin subfamily E member 1-like isoform X6, whose protein sequence is MSKRPSYAPPPPPAPTTQMPNTTGFVGYNPYSHLAYNNYRLGGSQSSNSRNSSGINIPKPPKPPDKPLMPYMRYSRKIEYNESMKAYHNSPAYLAYVNAKSRAEAALEEESRQRQSRLDKGEPYMSIQPADDPDVFKPDSHTLDTQARRRHQSCIHAKKYYDDGFSIKHSAAARFQRNHRLISEILSESVVPDVRSVVTTARMQVLKRQVQSLMVHQRKLEAELLQIEDRHQDKKRKFIEATESFTNELKRLCCMKVEVDMEKISAEIAAAEEVARKRIAEREKDAGDRGAREAPTCVLAEEEKHICATHGNKSKQNSMGESSSSSKEGEDTESHTTETPGKLKASEELEAHPGSEEGVSEDKESVPEGAMEEGTSDSNTGSETTSAQTEDATNIEPSEVSSRARAAH, encoded by the exons ATGTCAA AGAGACCATCCtatgcccccccccctccccctgccCCTACAACT CAAATGCCCAACACTACCGGTTTTGTGGGGTACAACCCTTACAGCCATCTGGCCTACAACAACTACAGACTGGGAGGGAGCCAAAGCAGCAACAGTCGG AATTCATCTGGAATCAATATCCCAAAGCCACCGAAGCCTCCCGATAAGCCATTGATGCCATACATGAGATATAGTCGTAAG ATTGAGTATAACGAGAGCATGAAGGCCTATCACAACTCGCCGGCCTACCTGGCCTACGTTAATGCAAAAAGCCGCGCCGAGGCAGCTCTGGAGGAGGAGAGCCGTCAGAGGCAGTCCAGACTGGACAAGGGCGAGCCATACATGAGTATTCAGCCAGCAGACGATCCAGATG TTTTTAAGCCTGACTCACACACATTAGATACACAAGCCAGAAGAAGACATCAGAGTTGCATCCACGCCAAGAAAT ATTATGATGACGGGTTTTCCATAAAGCACTCGGCCGCGGCTCGTTTCCAACGCAACCACCGTCTGATCAGCGAGATCCTCAGTGAGAGTGTGGTGCCAGATGTGCGGTCAGTTGTTACCACTGCTCGCATGCAAGTCCTCAAACGCCAGGTCCAGTCTTTGATGGTACACCAG AGAAAGCTTGAAGCAGAGTTGCTTCAGATTGAAGACCGCCACCaggacaagaaaagaaaattcatcGAAGCCACAGAGTCCTTCACAAATGAGCTTAAAAGG CTGTGCTGTATGAAGGTGGAAGTGGATATGGAGAAGATATCTGCAGAGATTGCTGCAGCAGAAGAAGTAGCTCGCAAACGAATTGCAGAACGGGAGAAGGATGCAGGAGATCGAGGTGCCAGAGAAGCCCCAACCTGTGTCttagcagaagaagaaaagcacatttgtgCAACGCACGGTAACAAGTCCAAACAGAATTCTATgggtgaaagcagcagcagcagcaaggaaGGAGAGGACACTGAATCccacacaacagaaacaccag GGAAGCTTAAAGCCTCAGAGGAACTTGAGGCTCATCCGGGCAGTGAGGAAGGGGTGTCAGAAGATAAGGAAAGTGTCCCCGAGGGAGCCATGGAGGAGGGAACCAGTGACAGTAACACAGGCTCTGAGACCACCTCTGCTCAGACAGAAGATGCCACAAATATTGAACCATCAGAGGTGTCTAGCAGGGCGAGAGCAGCCCACTGA
- the LOC137124032 gene encoding SWI/SNF-related matrix-associated actin-dependent regulator of chromatin subfamily E member 1-like isoform X1 produces MSKRPSYAPPPPPAPTTQMPNTTGFVGYNPYSHLAYNNYRLGGSQSSNSRVMNSSGINIPKPPKPPDKPLMPYMRYSRKVWDQVKASNPDLKLWEIGKIIGGMWRDLTDEEKQDYLNDYEAEKIEYNESMKAYHNSPAYLAYVNAKSRAEAALEEESRQRQSRLDKGEPYMSIQPADDPDVFKPDSHTLDTQARRRHQSCIHAKKYYDDGFSIKHSAAARFQRNHRLISEILSESVVPDVRSVVTTARMQVLKRQVQSLMVHQRKLEAELLQIEDRHQDKKRKFIEATESFTNELKRLCCMKVEVDMEKISAEIAAAEEVARKRIAEREKDAGDRGAREAPTCVLAEEEKHICATHGNKSKQNSMGESSSSSKEGEDTESHTTETPGKLKASEELEAHPGSEEGVSEDKESVPEGAMEEGTSDSNTGSETTSAQTEDATNIEPSEVSSRARAAH; encoded by the exons ATGTCAA AGAGACCATCCtatgcccccccccctccccctgccCCTACAACT CAAATGCCCAACACTACCGGTTTTGTGGGGTACAACCCTTACAGCCATCTGGCCTACAACAACTACAGACTGGGAGGGAGCCAAAGCAGCAACAGTCGGGTAATG AATTCATCTGGAATCAATATCCCAAAGCCACCGAAGCCTCCCGATAAGCCATTGATGCCATACATGAGATATAGTCGTAAG GTTTGGGATCAAGTAAAAGCCTCCAATCCTGATCTGAAGCTATGGGAAATTGGGAAGATAATCGGTGGCATGTGGAGGGACCTCACTGATGAGGAGAAACAGGATTATTTGAATGACTACGAAGCAGAGAAG ATTGAGTATAACGAGAGCATGAAGGCCTATCACAACTCGCCGGCCTACCTGGCCTACGTTAATGCAAAAAGCCGCGCCGAGGCAGCTCTGGAGGAGGAGAGCCGTCAGAGGCAGTCCAGACTGGACAAGGGCGAGCCATACATGAGTATTCAGCCAGCAGACGATCCAGATG TTTTTAAGCCTGACTCACACACATTAGATACACAAGCCAGAAGAAGACATCAGAGTTGCATCCACGCCAAGAAAT ATTATGATGACGGGTTTTCCATAAAGCACTCGGCCGCGGCTCGTTTCCAACGCAACCACCGTCTGATCAGCGAGATCCTCAGTGAGAGTGTGGTGCCAGATGTGCGGTCAGTTGTTACCACTGCTCGCATGCAAGTCCTCAAACGCCAGGTCCAGTCTTTGATGGTACACCAG AGAAAGCTTGAAGCAGAGTTGCTTCAGATTGAAGACCGCCACCaggacaagaaaagaaaattcatcGAAGCCACAGAGTCCTTCACAAATGAGCTTAAAAGG CTGTGCTGTATGAAGGTGGAAGTGGATATGGAGAAGATATCTGCAGAGATTGCTGCAGCAGAAGAAGTAGCTCGCAAACGAATTGCAGAACGGGAGAAGGATGCAGGAGATCGAGGTGCCAGAGAAGCCCCAACCTGTGTCttagcagaagaagaaaagcacatttgtgCAACGCACGGTAACAAGTCCAAACAGAATTCTATgggtgaaagcagcagcagcagcaaggaaGGAGAGGACACTGAATCccacacaacagaaacaccag GGAAGCTTAAAGCCTCAGAGGAACTTGAGGCTCATCCGGGCAGTGAGGAAGGGGTGTCAGAAGATAAGGAAAGTGTCCCCGAGGGAGCCATGGAGGAGGGAACCAGTGACAGTAACACAGGCTCTGAGACCACCTCTGCTCAGACAGAAGATGCCACAAATATTGAACCATCAGAGGTGTCTAGCAGGGCGAGAGCAGCCCACTGA
- the LOC137124032 gene encoding SWI/SNF-related matrix-associated actin-dependent regulator of chromatin subfamily E member 1-like isoform X5 encodes MSKRPSYAPPPPPAPTTQMPNTTGFVGYNPYSHLAYNNYRLGGSQSSNSRVMNSSGINIPKPPKPPDKPLMPYMRYSRKIEYNESMKAYHNSPAYLAYVNAKSRAEAALEEESRQRQSRLDKGEPYMSIQPADDPDVFKPDSHTLDTQARRRHQSCIHAKKYYDDGFSIKHSAAARFQRNHRLISEILSESVVPDVRSVVTTARMQVLKRQVQSLMVHQRKLEAELLQIEDRHQDKKRKFIEATESFTNELKRLCCMKVEVDMEKISAEIAAAEEVARKRIAEREKDAGDRGAREAPTCVLAEEEKHICATHGNKSKQNSMGESSSSSKEGEDTESHTTETPGKLKASEELEAHPGSEEGVSEDKESVPEGAMEEGTSDSNTGSETTSAQTEDATNIEPSEVSSRARAAH; translated from the exons ATGTCAA AGAGACCATCCtatgcccccccccctccccctgccCCTACAACT CAAATGCCCAACACTACCGGTTTTGTGGGGTACAACCCTTACAGCCATCTGGCCTACAACAACTACAGACTGGGAGGGAGCCAAAGCAGCAACAGTCGGGTAATG AATTCATCTGGAATCAATATCCCAAAGCCACCGAAGCCTCCCGATAAGCCATTGATGCCATACATGAGATATAGTCGTAAG ATTGAGTATAACGAGAGCATGAAGGCCTATCACAACTCGCCGGCCTACCTGGCCTACGTTAATGCAAAAAGCCGCGCCGAGGCAGCTCTGGAGGAGGAGAGCCGTCAGAGGCAGTCCAGACTGGACAAGGGCGAGCCATACATGAGTATTCAGCCAGCAGACGATCCAGATG TTTTTAAGCCTGACTCACACACATTAGATACACAAGCCAGAAGAAGACATCAGAGTTGCATCCACGCCAAGAAAT ATTATGATGACGGGTTTTCCATAAAGCACTCGGCCGCGGCTCGTTTCCAACGCAACCACCGTCTGATCAGCGAGATCCTCAGTGAGAGTGTGGTGCCAGATGTGCGGTCAGTTGTTACCACTGCTCGCATGCAAGTCCTCAAACGCCAGGTCCAGTCTTTGATGGTACACCAG AGAAAGCTTGAAGCAGAGTTGCTTCAGATTGAAGACCGCCACCaggacaagaaaagaaaattcatcGAAGCCACAGAGTCCTTCACAAATGAGCTTAAAAGG CTGTGCTGTATGAAGGTGGAAGTGGATATGGAGAAGATATCTGCAGAGATTGCTGCAGCAGAAGAAGTAGCTCGCAAACGAATTGCAGAACGGGAGAAGGATGCAGGAGATCGAGGTGCCAGAGAAGCCCCAACCTGTGTCttagcagaagaagaaaagcacatttgtgCAACGCACGGTAACAAGTCCAAACAGAATTCTATgggtgaaagcagcagcagcagcaaggaaGGAGAGGACACTGAATCccacacaacagaaacaccag GGAAGCTTAAAGCCTCAGAGGAACTTGAGGCTCATCCGGGCAGTGAGGAAGGGGTGTCAGAAGATAAGGAAAGTGTCCCCGAGGGAGCCATGGAGGAGGGAACCAGTGACAGTAACACAGGCTCTGAGACCACCTCTGCTCAGACAGAAGATGCCACAAATATTGAACCATCAGAGGTGTCTAGCAGGGCGAGAGCAGCCCACTGA
- the LOC137124032 gene encoding SWI/SNF-related matrix-associated actin-dependent regulator of chromatin subfamily E member 1-like isoform X2 gives MSKRPSYAPPPPPAPTTQMPNTTGFVGYNPYSHLAYNNYRLGGSQSSNSRNSSGINIPKPPKPPDKPLMPYMRYSRKVWDQVKASNPDLKLWEIGKIIGGMWRDLTDEEKQDYLNDYEAEKIEYNESMKAYHNSPAYLAYVNAKSRAEAALEEESRQRQSRLDKGEPYMSIQPADDPDVFKPDSHTLDTQARRRHQSCIHAKKYYDDGFSIKHSAAARFQRNHRLISEILSESVVPDVRSVVTTARMQVLKRQVQSLMVHQRKLEAELLQIEDRHQDKKRKFIEATESFTNELKRLCCMKVEVDMEKISAEIAAAEEVARKRIAEREKDAGDRGAREAPTCVLAEEEKHICATHGNKSKQNSMGESSSSSKEGEDTESHTTETPGKLKASEELEAHPGSEEGVSEDKESVPEGAMEEGTSDSNTGSETTSAQTEDATNIEPSEVSSRARAAH, from the exons ATGTCAA AGAGACCATCCtatgcccccccccctccccctgccCCTACAACT CAAATGCCCAACACTACCGGTTTTGTGGGGTACAACCCTTACAGCCATCTGGCCTACAACAACTACAGACTGGGAGGGAGCCAAAGCAGCAACAGTCGG AATTCATCTGGAATCAATATCCCAAAGCCACCGAAGCCTCCCGATAAGCCATTGATGCCATACATGAGATATAGTCGTAAG GTTTGGGATCAAGTAAAAGCCTCCAATCCTGATCTGAAGCTATGGGAAATTGGGAAGATAATCGGTGGCATGTGGAGGGACCTCACTGATGAGGAGAAACAGGATTATTTGAATGACTACGAAGCAGAGAAG ATTGAGTATAACGAGAGCATGAAGGCCTATCACAACTCGCCGGCCTACCTGGCCTACGTTAATGCAAAAAGCCGCGCCGAGGCAGCTCTGGAGGAGGAGAGCCGTCAGAGGCAGTCCAGACTGGACAAGGGCGAGCCATACATGAGTATTCAGCCAGCAGACGATCCAGATG TTTTTAAGCCTGACTCACACACATTAGATACACAAGCCAGAAGAAGACATCAGAGTTGCATCCACGCCAAGAAAT ATTATGATGACGGGTTTTCCATAAAGCACTCGGCCGCGGCTCGTTTCCAACGCAACCACCGTCTGATCAGCGAGATCCTCAGTGAGAGTGTGGTGCCAGATGTGCGGTCAGTTGTTACCACTGCTCGCATGCAAGTCCTCAAACGCCAGGTCCAGTCTTTGATGGTACACCAG AGAAAGCTTGAAGCAGAGTTGCTTCAGATTGAAGACCGCCACCaggacaagaaaagaaaattcatcGAAGCCACAGAGTCCTTCACAAATGAGCTTAAAAGG CTGTGCTGTATGAAGGTGGAAGTGGATATGGAGAAGATATCTGCAGAGATTGCTGCAGCAGAAGAAGTAGCTCGCAAACGAATTGCAGAACGGGAGAAGGATGCAGGAGATCGAGGTGCCAGAGAAGCCCCAACCTGTGTCttagcagaagaagaaaagcacatttgtgCAACGCACGGTAACAAGTCCAAACAGAATTCTATgggtgaaagcagcagcagcagcaaggaaGGAGAGGACACTGAATCccacacaacagaaacaccag GGAAGCTTAAAGCCTCAGAGGAACTTGAGGCTCATCCGGGCAGTGAGGAAGGGGTGTCAGAAGATAAGGAAAGTGTCCCCGAGGGAGCCATGGAGGAGGGAACCAGTGACAGTAACACAGGCTCTGAGACCACCTCTGCTCAGACAGAAGATGCCACAAATATTGAACCATCAGAGGTGTCTAGCAGGGCGAGAGCAGCCCACTGA
- the LOC137124032 gene encoding SWI/SNF-related matrix-associated actin-dependent regulator of chromatin subfamily E member 1-like isoform X4, with product MSKRPSYAPPPPPAPTTQMPNTTGFVGYNPYSHLAYNNYRLGGSQSSNSRVMNSSGINIPKPPKPPDKPLMPYMRYSRKVWDQVKASNPDLKLWEIGKIIGGMWRDLTDEEKQDYLNDYEAEKIEYNESMKAYHNSPAYLAYVNAKSRAEAALEEESRQRQSRLDKGEPYMSIQPADDPDDYDDGFSIKHSAAARFQRNHRLISEILSESVVPDVRSVVTTARMQVLKRQVQSLMVHQRKLEAELLQIEDRHQDKKRKFIEATESFTNELKRLCCMKVEVDMEKISAEIAAAEEVARKRIAEREKDAGDRGAREAPTCVLAEEEKHICATHGNKSKQNSMGESSSSSKEGEDTESHTTETPGKLKASEELEAHPGSEEGVSEDKESVPEGAMEEGTSDSNTGSETTSAQTEDATNIEPSEVSSRARAAH from the exons ATGTCAA AGAGACCATCCtatgcccccccccctccccctgccCCTACAACT CAAATGCCCAACACTACCGGTTTTGTGGGGTACAACCCTTACAGCCATCTGGCCTACAACAACTACAGACTGGGAGGGAGCCAAAGCAGCAACAGTCGGGTAATG AATTCATCTGGAATCAATATCCCAAAGCCACCGAAGCCTCCCGATAAGCCATTGATGCCATACATGAGATATAGTCGTAAG GTTTGGGATCAAGTAAAAGCCTCCAATCCTGATCTGAAGCTATGGGAAATTGGGAAGATAATCGGTGGCATGTGGAGGGACCTCACTGATGAGGAGAAACAGGATTATTTGAATGACTACGAAGCAGAGAAG ATTGAGTATAACGAGAGCATGAAGGCCTATCACAACTCGCCGGCCTACCTGGCCTACGTTAATGCAAAAAGCCGCGCCGAGGCAGCTCTGGAGGAGGAGAGCCGTCAGAGGCAGTCCAGACTGGACAAGGGCGAGCCATACATGAGTATTCAGCCAGCAGACGATCCAGATG ATTATGATGACGGGTTTTCCATAAAGCACTCGGCCGCGGCTCGTTTCCAACGCAACCACCGTCTGATCAGCGAGATCCTCAGTGAGAGTGTGGTGCCAGATGTGCGGTCAGTTGTTACCACTGCTCGCATGCAAGTCCTCAAACGCCAGGTCCAGTCTTTGATGGTACACCAG AGAAAGCTTGAAGCAGAGTTGCTTCAGATTGAAGACCGCCACCaggacaagaaaagaaaattcatcGAAGCCACAGAGTCCTTCACAAATGAGCTTAAAAGG CTGTGCTGTATGAAGGTGGAAGTGGATATGGAGAAGATATCTGCAGAGATTGCTGCAGCAGAAGAAGTAGCTCGCAAACGAATTGCAGAACGGGAGAAGGATGCAGGAGATCGAGGTGCCAGAGAAGCCCCAACCTGTGTCttagcagaagaagaaaagcacatttgtgCAACGCACGGTAACAAGTCCAAACAGAATTCTATgggtgaaagcagcagcagcagcaaggaaGGAGAGGACACTGAATCccacacaacagaaacaccag GGAAGCTTAAAGCCTCAGAGGAACTTGAGGCTCATCCGGGCAGTGAGGAAGGGGTGTCAGAAGATAAGGAAAGTGTCCCCGAGGGAGCCATGGAGGAGGGAACCAGTGACAGTAACACAGGCTCTGAGACCACCTCTGCTCAGACAGAAGATGCCACAAATATTGAACCATCAGAGGTGTCTAGCAGGGCGAGAGCAGCCCACTGA
- the LOC137124539 gene encoding C-C chemokine receptor type 7-like: MTSVSDLHNLLPTLLMLLLNCKSCLCQFENFTVNTSEYYSPDYSDYPVLCTKASNREFRSWFIPTFYSIICILGLAGNLLVILTFFYFKRLKTMTDVYLLNLSFADFLFALSLPFWAANSIADWALGLGACKAMHTIYKVSFYCSMFLLCFISVDRYFAISKAVSAHRHRSQAVFLSKVSSAVIWVMALIFSIPEMKYTTINNKTCTLYSSGYDPFRVSIQASQIVLAFILPLLIMSFCYSSIVQTLCQARNFERNKAIKVILAVVAVFLVCQVPYNLVLFWATVDTAQGGSKNCNYDNILLYATDVTQCVAFLRCCLNPFVYAFIGVKFRHDLLKLLKDFGCMSQERFFSYTCGRRRSSAATDTETTTTFSP; this comes from the exons ATGACTTCTGTCAGCG ATCTCCACAACCTTCTGCCAACTCTGTTGATGTTGCTGCTGAACTGTAAG TCCTGCTTGTGTCAATTCGAGAATTTCACTGTAAACACTTCGGAATACTACTCTCCGGATTATAGTGATTATCCTGTACTGTGCACGAAAGCATCCAACCGCGAGTTCCGTTCCTGGTTCATCCCTACCTTCTATTCCATCATCTGTATTCTGGGGCTGGCAGGGAATCTCCTGGTGATCCTCACCTTTTTCTACTTTAAGCGCCTCAAGACCATGACGGATGTGTACCTGCTCAACCTCTCCTTTGCTGACTTCCTGTTTGCTCTGTCGCTCCCCTTTTGGGCAGCGAACTCTATAGCAGACTGGGCACTGGGTCTGGGAGCATGCAAAGCCATGCACACTATATACAAGGTCAGCTTCTACTGCAGCATGTTTCTTCTCTGTTTCATCAGCGTGGATCGCTACTTTGCCATCTCCAAAGCTGTCTCCGCTCACCGCCACCGGTCCCAAGCAGTGTTTCTCAGCAAGGTGTCATCAGCTGTCATTTGGGTGATGGCACTGATCTTCTCAATTCCAGAAATGAAGTACACAACCATCAACAATAAAACTTGCACCCTTTACTCCAGCGGTTATGACCCGTTCCGCGTCAGCATCCAAGCGAGTCAGATTGTTCTGGCTTTCATCCTTCCACTCCTGATCATGAGCTTCTGTTACAGCAGCATTGTCCAGACCCTTTGCCAGGCTCGTAACTTTGAACGAAATAAAGCCATCAAGGTGATTCTCGCAGTGGTAGCGGTCTTCCTGGTCTGCCAGGTGCCTTACAACCTGGTCCTATTTTGGGCCACAGTTGACACAGCACAAGGGGGATCCAAGAACTGCAACTATGACAACATACTTCTCTATGCCACTGATGTCACCCAATGTGTGGCCTTCCTGAGGTGCTGCCTAAACCCCTTTGTCTACGCTTTCATCGGTGTAAAGTTTCGCCATGACCTTCTAAAGCTACTGAAAGACTTTGGCTGCATGAGCCAGGAAAGGTTCTTCAGTTATACCTgtggaaggaggaggagctcCGCAGCCACGGACACAGAGACAACCACCACGTTCTCTCCTTAA
- the LOC137124032 gene encoding SWI/SNF-related matrix-associated actin-dependent regulator of chromatin subfamily E member 1-like isoform X3, producing MPNTTGFVGYNPYSHLAYNNYRLGGSQSSNSRVMNSSGINIPKPPKPPDKPLMPYMRYSRKVWDQVKASNPDLKLWEIGKIIGGMWRDLTDEEKQDYLNDYEAEKIEYNESMKAYHNSPAYLAYVNAKSRAEAALEEESRQRQSRLDKGEPYMSIQPADDPDVFKPDSHTLDTQARRRHQSCIHAKKYYDDGFSIKHSAAARFQRNHRLISEILSESVVPDVRSVVTTARMQVLKRQVQSLMVHQRKLEAELLQIEDRHQDKKRKFIEATESFTNELKRLCCMKVEVDMEKISAEIAAAEEVARKRIAEREKDAGDRGAREAPTCVLAEEEKHICATHGNKSKQNSMGESSSSSKEGEDTESHTTETPGKLKASEELEAHPGSEEGVSEDKESVPEGAMEEGTSDSNTGSETTSAQTEDATNIEPSEVSSRARAAH from the exons ATGCCCAACACTACCGGTTTTGTGGGGTACAACCCTTACAGCCATCTGGCCTACAACAACTACAGACTGGGAGGGAGCCAAAGCAGCAACAGTCGGGTAATG AATTCATCTGGAATCAATATCCCAAAGCCACCGAAGCCTCCCGATAAGCCATTGATGCCATACATGAGATATAGTCGTAAG GTTTGGGATCAAGTAAAAGCCTCCAATCCTGATCTGAAGCTATGGGAAATTGGGAAGATAATCGGTGGCATGTGGAGGGACCTCACTGATGAGGAGAAACAGGATTATTTGAATGACTACGAAGCAGAGAAG ATTGAGTATAACGAGAGCATGAAGGCCTATCACAACTCGCCGGCCTACCTGGCCTACGTTAATGCAAAAAGCCGCGCCGAGGCAGCTCTGGAGGAGGAGAGCCGTCAGAGGCAGTCCAGACTGGACAAGGGCGAGCCATACATGAGTATTCAGCCAGCAGACGATCCAGATG TTTTTAAGCCTGACTCACACACATTAGATACACAAGCCAGAAGAAGACATCAGAGTTGCATCCACGCCAAGAAAT ATTATGATGACGGGTTTTCCATAAAGCACTCGGCCGCGGCTCGTTTCCAACGCAACCACCGTCTGATCAGCGAGATCCTCAGTGAGAGTGTGGTGCCAGATGTGCGGTCAGTTGTTACCACTGCTCGCATGCAAGTCCTCAAACGCCAGGTCCAGTCTTTGATGGTACACCAG AGAAAGCTTGAAGCAGAGTTGCTTCAGATTGAAGACCGCCACCaggacaagaaaagaaaattcatcGAAGCCACAGAGTCCTTCACAAATGAGCTTAAAAGG CTGTGCTGTATGAAGGTGGAAGTGGATATGGAGAAGATATCTGCAGAGATTGCTGCAGCAGAAGAAGTAGCTCGCAAACGAATTGCAGAACGGGAGAAGGATGCAGGAGATCGAGGTGCCAGAGAAGCCCCAACCTGTGTCttagcagaagaagaaaagcacatttgtgCAACGCACGGTAACAAGTCCAAACAGAATTCTATgggtgaaagcagcagcagcagcaaggaaGGAGAGGACACTGAATCccacacaacagaaacaccag GGAAGCTTAAAGCCTCAGAGGAACTTGAGGCTCATCCGGGCAGTGAGGAAGGGGTGTCAGAAGATAAGGAAAGTGTCCCCGAGGGAGCCATGGAGGAGGGAACCAGTGACAGTAACACAGGCTCTGAGACCACCTCTGCTCAGACAGAAGATGCCACAAATATTGAACCATCAGAGGTGTCTAGCAGGGCGAGAGCAGCCCACTGA